A region from the Acyrthosiphon pisum isolate AL4f chromosome A1, pea_aphid_22Mar2018_4r6ur, whole genome shotgun sequence genome encodes:
- the LOC100569297 gene encoding fatty acid synthase-like — MMAAIGLGYDQIKDKLPHDIDVACRNSATSCTISGPVESINEFVSLLMSEGVFAKSVNVGGIAFHSRYIQSAGPTLLKYLKDVIKVPKKRSSKWLSSSLPETEWESDLAKYSSPEYHTNNLLSSVLLEDVLNHIPKDAITIEIAPHGLLQAIIEKALPETVTNISLTKRIYGDSVRFLLTSIGKMYTSGLNPKIKELYPTIQYPVSRGTPSISGLPFWDHTEKWSDEPHNLVKSGEHVISLVLDEDKHLAQYQFQGQHIIPFSFILFNVWKTFIEINSKSLYEKSIQIPNLRFKNNVKIHPTDSSHCYIMIQLGSGLFECDVDNEVILSGAISFLNNIVLRSNEEKSINFDNTTDNLLCNVSENEIYSVLKNNGFNLGFKNITNLNVYKNNIQGSVKWENNWIYFLECLFKFPFLEHLGMGPIEIPVYIREMFINPALFENRSEKDISVNYNILSNEVTCDGIKILGVKNAPISLPILNSAVVKLQEKSFTKFNNLKCKGYVVRLINGILYSCKAQTKICTKFGIGHLDMEKQVKPKSLTVKCIAKHCFSMFSWGMKHCRLLDLAEASMSLVHKKRL, encoded by the exons ATGATGGCCGCCATTG GACTTGGATATGACCAAATCAAAGACAAACTTCCCCATGACATCGACGTCGCTTGTCGTAATAGTGCCACTAGTTGCACAATATCGGGTCCAGTTGAAAGCATCAACGAGTTTGTGTCACTACTTATGTCCGAAGGTGTCTTCGCGAAATCCGTCAACGTTGGTGGCATAGCGTTTCACAGTAGATATATTCAATCCGCTGGTCCGActctacttaaatatttaaaagat gtgatCAAAGTACCAAAGAAAAGGTCGTCTAAATGGCTTAGTAGTTCGTTGCCGGAAACTGAATGGGAATCTGACCTCGCAAAATATTCTTCTCCAGAATATCATACAAACAATCTATTGAGTAGTGTGTTATTGGAGGACGTTCTAAATCACATACCAAAAGACGCGATTACAATTGAAATTGCTCCACATGGTCTTCTTCAAGCAATTATAGAAAAAGCATTACCTGAAACAGTAACCAATATTTCACTGACAAAAAGAATTTATGGAGATTCGGTTCGATTTCTACTTACCTCTATTGGAAA aatgtaTACTAGTGGATTAAATCCCAAAATAAAAGAGCTGTATCCAACAATACAATATCCTGTAAGTCGTGGAACACCTTCAATTTCCGGTTTACCGTTTTGGGACCATACTGAAAAATGGTCTGACGAACCCCATAATCTT gTAAAATCTGGTGAACACGTAATATCCTTAGTACTTGATGAAGATAAACATTTAGCTCAGTACCAATTCCAAGGGCAACATATAATaccattttcatttatatta ttTAATGTTTGGAagacatttattgaaataaactcTAAAAGTTTGTATGAAAAATCGATTCAAATTCCAAATCTTCGgttcaaaaataatgttaaaatacatCCGACCg aTTCCTCTCATTGTTACATAATGATTCAATTGGGATCTGGTCTTTTTGAGTGCGATGTGGACAATGAGGTTATTTTATCAGGCGcgataagttttttaaataatatagtcttacgttcaaatgaagaaaaatcaataaacttTGACAACACAACTGACAACTTACTTTGCAATGTGTCAGAAAACGAGATatattcagttttaaaaaacaacGGATTCAATTTAGGATTCAAAAACATCACAAatctaaatgtttataaaaataatatccaagGTTCCGTAAAATGGGAAAACaattggatttattttttgGAGTGTCTTTTTAAGTTTCCGTTTTTAGAACATTTAGGCATGGGCCCCATTGAAATTCCAGTTTATATAAGAGAAATGTTTATAAATCCTGCGTTATTTGAGAATCGTTCAGAGAAAG aTATAAGCGTAAATTACAACATACTATCAAATGAAGTAACTTGTGatggaattaaaatattaggggTTAAAAACGCACCTATATCATTACCCATACTTAACTCTGCGGTAGtgaaattacaagaaaaatCCTTTACtaaattcaacaatttaaaatgcaaa GGGTATGTTGTGCGTTTAATTAATGGAATTTTATATTCTTGTAAAGCGCAAACGAAAATATGTACTAAATTTGGTATTGGACATTTGGACATGGAAAAACAA gttaagCCCAAAAGTCTGACTGTGAAATGCATTGCCAAGCAttgtttttcaatgttttcatgGGGTATGAAACATTGCAGGCTACTTGATCTTGCGGAAGCATCTATGTCATTGGTTCATaagaaacgattataa